A window from Burkholderiales bacterium encodes these proteins:
- the aroC gene encoding chorismate synthase codes for MSGNTFGKLFRVTSFGESHGPAIGGVVDGCPPGLELSEADIQAELDRRRPGTSRHVTQRREPDTVEILSGVFEGRTTGTPIGLLIRNVDARSRDYSKIMDVFRPGHADYTYWQKYGIRDYRGGGRASARETAVRVAAGAIAKKWLGRRYGVLIRGYLAQLGPIRVPFRSWDGVNENPFFAADPDMVPELEAFMDRLRKSGDSVGARINVVAEGVPVGWGEPVYDRLDAAIAHAMMSINAVKAVEIGAGFSAVEQKGTEHSDEITPEGFLSNNAGGILGGISTGQDILVSIGIKPTSSIRLPRRSIDKEGRPVIVETTGRHDPCVGIRATPIAEAMLALVLIDHALRHRAQNADVRCATPPVPGRVAAAPPREPAVEHREDPEPDEA; via the coding sequence ATGTCTGGCAACACCTTCGGCAAGCTCTTCCGCGTCACCTCTTTCGGCGAATCCCACGGCCCGGCCATCGGCGGCGTGGTGGACGGCTGCCCACCCGGCCTCGAGCTCTCCGAGGCGGATATCCAGGCAGAGCTGGATCGCCGCCGTCCCGGCACCTCCCGCCACGTCACCCAGCGGCGGGAACCGGACACGGTGGAGATCCTCTCCGGCGTGTTCGAGGGGCGGACCACGGGCACGCCCATCGGGCTCCTGATCCGCAACGTGGACGCCCGCAGCCGGGACTACAGCAAGATCATGGACGTGTTTCGCCCCGGGCACGCCGACTACACTTACTGGCAGAAGTACGGCATCCGGGACTACCGCGGGGGCGGCCGGGCCTCGGCCCGGGAAACGGCGGTGCGAGTCGCGGCTGGCGCCATCGCCAAGAAGTGGCTGGGTCGCCGTTATGGCGTTCTCATCCGGGGTTACCTGGCCCAGCTCGGCCCTATCCGGGTGCCGTTCAGGTCCTGGGACGGGGTCAACGAGAACCCGTTCTTCGCCGCGGATCCGGATATGGTGCCCGAGCTGGAAGCGTTCATGGACCGGTTGCGCAAGTCGGGCGACTCGGTGGGAGCACGGATCAATGTGGTGGCCGAGGGCGTTCCGGTGGGCTGGGGCGAGCCGGTGTACGACCGGCTGGACGCCGCCATTGCCCACGCCATGATGAGCATCAACGCGGTCAAGGCGGTGGAGATCGGGGCGGGCTTTTCCGCGGTGGAGCAGAAGGGCACCGAGCACTCCGACGAGATCACCCCCGAAGGCTTCCTCAGCAATAATGCCGGAGGCATATTGGGGGGGATTTCCACCGGCCAGGACATCCTGGTCTCCATCGGCATCAAGCCCACTTCCAGTATCCGGCTGCCGCGGCGCTCCATCGACAAGGAAGGCAGGCCGGTGATCGTCGAGACCACCGGCCGCCACGATCCCTGCGTGGGCATCCGCGCCACGCCCATCGCCGAGGCGATGCTGGCCCTGGTGCTCATCGACCACGCCCTGCGCCACCGGGCGCAGAACGCGGACGTGCGCTGCGCCACGCCCCCCGTGCCCGGCCGGGTCGCCGCGGCGCCCCCGCGGGAACCGGCGGTAGAGCACCGGGAGGATCCGGAACCCGACGAGGCGTGA
- the leuB gene encoding 3-isopropylmalate dehydrogenase: MKIAILPGDGIGPEITAQAVKVLERLRRDGLPLEWAEAPIGGAGVDAEGNPLPASTLELARTADAILLGAVGAPKYDGLPREKRPEQGLLRIRKALELFANLRPARVYRELAAASALKPERVAGLDLLIVRELTGDIYFGEPKGIRVNAAGEREGFDTMVYREGEIRRIAHVAFQAARRRGRRVCSVDKANVLETSRLWREVVSEIAREYPDVELSHMYVDNAAMQLVRDPRQFDVILTGNMFGDILSDEASMLTGSIGMLPSASLDARNKGLYEPIHGSAPDIAGRDIANPLASILSLAMLLRYSLGMEAAAVRVERAVAEVLARGVRTADIAEPGVAPVGTAAMGDAVVAAL; the protein is encoded by the coding sequence ATGAAGATCGCCATCCTCCCGGGAGACGGGATCGGCCCGGAAATCACGGCCCAGGCGGTGAAGGTGCTGGAGCGGCTGCGCCGCGACGGGCTCCCTCTGGAGTGGGCCGAGGCGCCCATCGGCGGGGCCGGCGTGGACGCAGAGGGGAACCCGTTGCCCGCGTCCACCCTGGAGCTCGCCCGGACGGCGGACGCCATCCTGCTGGGCGCCGTGGGCGCGCCCAAGTACGACGGGCTCCCGCGGGAAAAGCGCCCCGAGCAGGGGCTGCTGCGGATCCGCAAGGCGCTGGAGCTCTTCGCCAACCTGCGCCCGGCGCGGGTGTACCGGGAGCTGGCCGCCGCCTCCGCCCTCAAGCCCGAGCGGGTGGCGGGCCTCGACCTCCTGATCGTGCGGGAGCTCACCGGCGACATCTATTTCGGCGAGCCCAAGGGCATCCGGGTCAACGCCGCCGGCGAGCGGGAAGGCTTCGACACCATGGTCTACCGCGAGGGGGAAATCCGGCGTATCGCCCACGTGGCTTTCCAGGCGGCGCGGCGGCGGGGGAGGCGGGTGTGCTCGGTGGACAAGGCCAACGTGCTGGAGACTAGCCGGCTGTGGCGGGAAGTGGTGAGCGAGATCGCGCGGGAGTATCCGGACGTGGAACTGAGCCATATGTACGTGGACAACGCCGCCATGCAGCTCGTACGCGATCCCCGGCAGTTCGACGTGATCCTCACCGGCAACATGTTCGGGGACATCCTCTCCGACGAGGCCTCCATGCTCACGGGCTCGATCGGCATGCTCCCCTCGGCCTCCCTGGATGCCCGCAACAAGGGCTTGTACGAGCCCATCCACGGCTCGGCGCCCGACATCGCCGGCCGGGACATCGCCAACCCCCTGGCCAGCATCCTGTCCCTGGCGATGCTGCTGCGCTACAGTCTGGGGATGGAAGCGGCGGCGGTGCGGGTGGAGCGGGCGGTCGCGGAAGTGCTGGCGCGGGGGGTGCGCACGGCCGACATCGCGGAGCCGGGGGTGGCGCCGGTGGGCACTGCCGCCATGGGGGACGCGGTGGTGGCGGCCCTCTGA
- the asd gene encoding aspartate-semialdehyde dehydrogenase codes for MVGSVLMQRMREENDFDAIEPVFFSTSQAGGKGPAIGRDVPPLKDAKDLEALRAMDVIVTCQGGDYTGEVYPRLRAGGWDGYWIDAASTLRMDKDSVIILDPVNMPVIEDALSRGVKNYIGGNCTVSLMLMAMGGLFRNGLVEWMTAMTYQAASGAGAQNMRELLVQMETIAGAAKPLLDDPASSILEIDRVVTHTLRRPDFPAEHFQVPLAGSLIPWIDREMGNGQSREEWKGQAETNKILGREGEPVPVDGICVRVGAMRCHSQALTVKLKKDAPLDEVEDMLASANDWVKVVPNRREDSIRELTPAAVSGTLAIAVGRLRKLNMGGEYLGAFTCGDQLLWGAAEPLRRMLRILQQA; via the coding sequence ATGGTGGGCTCGGTGCTCATGCAGCGCATGCGGGAAGAGAACGACTTCGACGCCATCGAGCCGGTGTTCTTCAGCACTTCCCAGGCGGGCGGCAAGGGGCCGGCCATCGGCCGGGACGTGCCGCCCCTCAAGGACGCCAAGGACCTTGAGGCCCTGCGGGCCATGGACGTGATCGTCACCTGCCAGGGAGGCGACTACACCGGCGAGGTGTATCCTAGGCTGCGCGCGGGCGGCTGGGATGGTTACTGGATCGACGCCGCCTCGACGCTTCGCATGGACAAGGACAGCGTCATCATCCTGGACCCGGTGAACATGCCGGTGATCGAAGACGCGCTCTCGCGGGGGGTCAAGAACTATATCGGCGGCAATTGCACCGTGAGCCTCATGCTGATGGCCATGGGCGGGCTGTTCCGCAACGGCCTGGTGGAGTGGATGACGGCTATGACTTACCAGGCCGCCTCCGGCGCCGGCGCCCAGAACATGCGGGAGCTGCTCGTTCAGATGGAGACCATCGCCGGGGCGGCGAAACCGCTGCTCGACGACCCGGCCTCCTCCATCCTGGAGATCGACCGGGTGGTGACCCATACCCTGCGCCGGCCGGATTTTCCCGCGGAGCATTTCCAGGTACCGCTGGCCGGAAGCCTGATTCCGTGGATCGACCGGGAGATGGGCAACGGCCAGAGCCGGGAGGAATGGAAAGGGCAAGCGGAGACCAACAAGATCCTGGGGCGTGAAGGCGAGCCCGTGCCGGTGGACGGCATCTGCGTGCGGGTGGGCGCCATGCGCTGCCACAGCCAGGCCCTCACCGTGAAGCTCAAAAAGGACGCGCCCCTGGACGAGGTCGAGGACATGCTCGCTTCGGCCAACGACTGGGTGAAGGTCGTCCCCAACCGGCGCGAGGACTCCATCCGCGAACTCACCCCGGCGGCGGTCAGCGGCACCCTGGCCATTGCGGTCGGGCGGTTGCGCAAGCTCAACATGGGGGGCGAGTACCTGGGCGCTTTCACCTGCGGCGATCAGCTCCTGTGGGGCGCCGCCGAGCCCCTGAGGCGGATGCTGCGCATCCTCCAGCAGGCTTGA
- a CDS encoding diguanylate cyclase response regulator gives MKILLVDDSRTARAALTRMLAAMGHAVTEASDGAQALECLRREPVDLVLLDVQMPRLDGFAAVREMREIQGNRWVPIIFLSARETDADLEKGILAGGDDYLVKPVSPVVLGAKIRALQRIHDMQRQTVELSERLAAANRELAQLARQDGLTGLANRHHFDQRLAEEIARARRHRSPLGLVLGDVDDFKAYNDHYGHQAGDACLQRIAAALSSVCRRATDLVARYGGEEFALVLPDTDMTGVEKVGNAAREQVEALAIAHARSRVSPVVTMSLGATALVPDGSTTPTLLIRRADQALYRAKLQGRNRCATWAGGWDGAGGPGTEDRAPSPGLEAHP, from the coding sequence GTGAAAATCCTGCTGGTAGATGACTCGCGCACGGCGCGGGCCGCCCTCACCCGGATGCTCGCCGCCATGGGGCATGCCGTGACGGAAGCTTCGGATGGAGCGCAGGCGCTCGAATGCCTGCGGCGGGAGCCGGTGGACCTGGTCCTGCTGGACGTGCAGATGCCCCGCCTGGACGGATTCGCCGCGGTGCGGGAGATGCGCGAGATCCAGGGCAACCGCTGGGTACCCATCATCTTTTTGAGCGCCCGGGAAACGGACGCGGACCTGGAGAAAGGCATCCTGGCCGGGGGAGACGACTACCTGGTGAAGCCGGTGAGCCCAGTGGTGCTGGGAGCCAAGATTCGGGCGCTCCAGCGCATCCACGACATGCAGCGCCAGACGGTCGAACTGAGCGAGCGTCTCGCCGCCGCCAATCGGGAGCTCGCCCAGCTCGCCCGCCAGGACGGGCTTACCGGCCTGGCCAACCGCCACCACTTCGACCAACGGCTGGCGGAGGAAATCGCCCGGGCGCGGCGCCACCGCAGTCCCTTGGGCTTGGTGCTGGGAGACGTGGACGATTTCAAGGCCTACAACGACCACTACGGCCACCAGGCGGGGGATGCCTGCCTACAGCGCATCGCCGCGGCCCTTTCGAGCGTCTGCCGGCGGGCCACCGATCTGGTGGCCCGCTACGGTGGCGAGGAGTTCGCCCTGGTGCTGCCGGACACCGACATGACCGGCGTCGAGAAGGTGGGCAACGCGGCGCGGGAGCAGGTGGAGGCCCTGGCCATTGCCCATGCTCGCTCCCGCGTTTCTCCCGTAGTCACCATGAGCCTAGGCGCCACCGCCCTCGTTCCCGACGGGTCCACCACCCCCACCCTGCTGATCCGCCGGGCCGACCAGGCCCTCTACCGGGCCAAGCTCCAAGGACGCAACCGTTGCGCCACCTGGGCGGGCGGCTGGGACGGCGC
- the leuD gene encoding 3-isopropylmalate dehydratase small subunit yields MEKFVRLEGLVAPLNRANVDTDAIIPKQFLKSIKRSGFGPNLFDAWRYLDPGEPGADASGRRLNPDFVLNQPRYRGASILLARENFGCGSSREHAPWALLDYGFRALIAPSFADIFYNNCFKNGLLPVVLDAPVVDRLFQEVEATEGYRLLIDLEAQSVTTPGGETFRFDIDPFRKYCLLNGLDDIGLTLRHVDKIKAYEAKRRAEAPWLFG; encoded by the coding sequence ATGGAAAAGTTCGTCCGTCTCGAAGGATTGGTGGCGCCGCTCAACCGCGCCAACGTGGACACCGACGCCATCATCCCGAAGCAGTTCCTGAAGTCGATCAAGCGCAGCGGTTTCGGCCCGAATCTGTTCGACGCCTGGCGTTACCTGGACCCGGGCGAGCCGGGAGCGGACGCCTCCGGGCGGCGTTTGAACCCGGACTTCGTGCTCAACCAGCCCCGCTACCGGGGAGCGAGCATCCTGCTCGCGCGGGAGAACTTCGGCTGCGGCTCCTCCCGGGAGCACGCGCCCTGGGCGCTGCTCGATTACGGCTTCCGGGCCCTCATCGCCCCGAGTTTCGCCGACATTTTCTACAACAACTGCTTCAAGAACGGGCTGCTGCCCGTGGTGCTGGATGCCCCCGTGGTGGACCGGCTGTTTCAGGAGGTGGAGGCCACCGAGGGCTACCGGCTGCTGATCGATCTGGAAGCCCAGAGCGTGACGACGCCGGGCGGGGAGACGTTCCGCTTCGACATCGACCCGTTTCGCAAGTACTGCCTGCTCAACGGCCTGGACGACATCGGGCTCACCCTGCGGCACGTGGACAAGATCAAGGCCTACGAGGCCAAGCGGCGGGCCGAGGCGCCATGGCTGTTCGGTTGA
- a CDS encoding MFS transporter, with amino-acid sequence MSDRSFPYGPLAGFYFFYFAFVGAFAPYWSLYLRSLGYVAAEIGLLMALPQVMRMLAPAAWGWLADATGRRVEILRLAALAALLSYAGVFFGAGFAWMWLVMAVMSFFWSASLPLVEAITLSHLGPHAARYGRIRWWGSLGFILAVVGIGHLLDGAPIFWLLWVLLALKLAVAASAARVPDAPVRRAPEEVMPLWRIVRRPEVGALLAACFLMAAAHGPYYVFFSIYLVDVGYTKGQVGWLWALGVICEIGVFFLMPRVAARYSGRAILLVSFGCAVLRFALVAAFPTVPPLMLLAQSLHAATFGAYHAAAVAAFHRLFQGSHPAKGQALYSSVSFGAGGSLGSLLSGYLWEAAGPGFTFMASAATAALGGLLIARRFPADR; translated from the coding sequence ATGTCTGACCGCTCCTTCCCCTACGGGCCCCTCGCCGGCTTCTACTTTTTCTACTTCGCCTTCGTGGGCGCGTTCGCGCCCTACTGGAGCCTGTACCTGCGCTCCCTCGGGTACGTGGCGGCCGAGATCGGGCTGCTCATGGCCCTGCCCCAGGTGATGCGCATGCTCGCCCCCGCGGCGTGGGGCTGGCTTGCCGACGCCACCGGCCGTCGGGTGGAGATCCTGCGCCTGGCGGCCCTCGCCGCCCTCCTGAGCTACGCGGGCGTTTTCTTCGGCGCGGGTTTCGCCTGGATGTGGCTGGTGATGGCGGTCATGAGCTTTTTCTGGAGCGCGTCGCTGCCCCTGGTGGAAGCGATCACCCTGTCCCACCTGGGCCCCCACGCCGCCCGCTACGGGCGCATCCGCTGGTGGGGCTCCCTCGGTTTCATCCTGGCGGTGGTGGGGATCGGCCACCTGCTGGATGGCGCTCCCATCTTCTGGTTGCTCTGGGTTCTGCTCGCCCTCAAGCTGGCGGTGGCGGCTTCGGCGGCCCGGGTACCGGACGCCCCCGTGCGCCGCGCGCCGGAAGAGGTGATGCCCCTGTGGCGGATCGTGCGGCGCCCCGAGGTGGGCGCGCTCCTCGCTGCCTGTTTCCTCATGGCTGCGGCCCATGGGCCGTACTACGTTTTCTTTTCCATCTACTTGGTGGACGTGGGCTACACCAAGGGCCAGGTGGGGTGGCTGTGGGCCTTGGGCGTGATCTGCGAGATCGGGGTGTTCTTCCTCATGCCGCGGGTGGCCGCCCGCTACAGCGGCCGCGCTATCCTGCTTGTGAGCTTTGGCTGCGCCGTGCTGCGCTTCGCGCTAGTGGCCGCCTTTCCCACCGTGCCGCCCCTGATGCTGCTCGCCCAGTCCCTGCACGCGGCCACTTTCGGCGCCTACCACGCCGCGGCGGTGGCGGCGTTCCACCGCCTGTTCCAGGGAAGCCACCCGGCCAAGGGCCAGGCCCTCTATAGCAGCGTTAGTTTCGGTGCGGGCGGCAGCCTTGGCAGCCTCTTGAGCGGCTACCTGTGGGAGGCGGCGGGCCCGGGCTTCACTTTTATGGCCAGTGCCGCCACCGCGGCGCTGGGGGGACTGCTCATCGCCCGGCGCTTTCCCGCCGATCGGTAG
- the leuC gene encoding 3-isopropylmalate dehydratase large subunit, with protein sequence MSGKTLYDKLWESHVVHEEADGTTLLYIDRHLVHEVTSPQAFEGLKLAGRRVWRPDSVIATADHNTPTRDWDQGIRDPVSRLQVETLDANIKAFGAKAYFPFRDRRQGIVHVVGPEQGATLPGMTVVCGDSHTSTHGAFACLAFGIGTSEVEHVLATQCLLTKKAKAMQIVVDGTLGPGVTAKDVILAIIGAIGTAGATGYVIEYAGSVIRALGMEGRMTICNMSIEAGARAGLVAADEKTIEYLKGRPLAPKGELWERAVAAWRELKSDPDARFDKVVRLDAARIRPQVTWGTSPEMVAPVDGEVPDPAREPNPTRRESYERALKYMGLEPGTPIRSIRLDKVFIGSCTNSRLEDLRAAAKVVRRRRIASNIKQALVVPGSGTVKRQAEEEGLHRVFLEAGFEWREPGCSMCLAMNDDRLAPGERCASTSNRNFEGRQGAGGRTHLVSPEMAAAAAIAGHFIDVRELLSS encoded by the coding sequence ATGAGCGGAAAGACCCTTTACGACAAGCTCTGGGAGAGCCACGTGGTGCACGAGGAAGCCGACGGCACCACGCTCCTTTACATCGACCGGCACCTGGTGCACGAGGTGACGAGTCCCCAGGCGTTCGAAGGGCTGAAGCTCGCCGGGCGCCGGGTCTGGCGGCCGGACTCCGTCATCGCCACTGCGGACCACAACACCCCTACTCGCGATTGGGACCAGGGAATCCGCGACCCCGTGTCCCGGCTGCAGGTGGAGACGCTGGACGCCAACATCAAGGCGTTCGGCGCCAAGGCCTATTTCCCGTTCCGGGATCGGCGCCAGGGGATCGTGCACGTGGTGGGCCCGGAGCAGGGGGCGACGCTGCCCGGCATGACCGTGGTGTGCGGCGACTCCCACACCAGCACCCATGGGGCGTTCGCCTGTCTCGCCTTCGGCATCGGTACTTCGGAGGTGGAGCACGTGCTCGCCACCCAGTGTCTGTTGACCAAGAAGGCCAAGGCAATGCAGATCGTGGTGGACGGGACCCTGGGCCCCGGGGTCACCGCCAAGGACGTGATCCTCGCCATCATCGGCGCCATCGGCACGGCGGGCGCTACCGGCTACGTGATCGAATACGCGGGGAGCGTCATCCGCGCCCTCGGCATGGAGGGGCGGATGACCATCTGCAACATGTCCATCGAGGCGGGCGCCCGCGCCGGGTTGGTGGCGGCGGACGAGAAGACCATCGAATACTTGAAGGGTCGGCCGCTGGCGCCCAAGGGTGAGCTGTGGGAGCGGGCGGTGGCCGCCTGGCGGGAATTGAAAAGCGACCCGGACGCCCGCTTCGACAAAGTGGTGCGCCTGGATGCGGCCCGGATTCGACCCCAGGTGACCTGGGGCACCTCGCCGGAGATGGTGGCACCGGTGGACGGGGAAGTGCCCGATCCCGCCCGGGAGCCGAACCCCACCCGGCGGGAAAGCTACGAGCGGGCGCTTAAGTACATGGGGCTCGAGCCGGGCACCCCGATCCGCAGCATCCGGCTGGACAAGGTGTTCATCGGCTCCTGTACCAATTCGCGCCTGGAAGACCTGCGGGCGGCGGCCAAGGTGGTGCGAAGGCGCCGCATCGCTTCCAACATCAAGCAGGCCCTGGTCGTGCCCGGCTCGGGCACGGTGAAGCGCCAGGCGGAGGAAGAAGGCCTGCACCGGGTGTTCCTGGAGGCCGGCTTCGAGTGGCGGGAGCCGGGCTGCTCCATGTGCCTCGCCATGAACGACGACCGGCTGGCGCCCGGGGAGCGCTGCGCCTCTACCTCCAACCGCAACTTCGAAGGGCGCCAGGGCGCCGGCGGGCGCACCCACCTGGTGAGCCCGGAGATGGCGGCGGCGGCGGCCATCGCCGGGCATTTCATTGACGTGCGGGAACTTCTTTCTTCCTAA